The DNA sequence CAAGTCTGACccatgatgatgattgtgatagctgttcattcattcacttgtatttactgagcgcttactgtgggcaaagcactgttaactgctcactctgtgccaagcaggagGGAGCTAGAAAAGGATGAGATCCAGTCTCCGCCCATTACAGACCTCAAAGTCCAAgttgggggagaacaggtagggaGCCCATGAAACAGAGAAGGGATATTGAAGGCAGTGCtcccattggactctcccaagagcttagtacagggctccgcacgcagtaaacgctcaataaatacgatcgattgatgggaCTGGAGCCATCTAGATGAGGTCGGCCCACTCGGCGAACGCGACTGCGATCTGGGGGCTCGAAACTctcagggaaggagaagcagggaggtctagtggaaaggaagcgatcctgggcgtcggaggacatgagttctaatcccagctcccccacttgcctgctgtgcgatcttgggcgagTGACTcggcttctgggcctcagtaccctcatcttcaaaatgaggatttcaTCCCCGTgcaccctcctactttagactgtgagccccatgcgggacccagcgatcttgggtctaccccagtgctcggtaaggggcttggcacatagtaagcgctttgcaaacaccacagttatcattgttaAAATTAAGGACGAGACTAGATCTTTGGAGATGAGAGTGGCGAAGGCCACCGACGCCAAGACCGCAACGTGGAGGCTTATCGCCGTGTCAGCcctctcagcttcctctctgtaGGATTCGCCCCTCAAAAGTGCCACTATAAATGTTAGGATGAAGCGTGGGGGGAGGGTGCCGGGTCGCCGCGTAGAACCCGTCCCCGAATCCTCCTCAGACTTCGTCCTCAGGATACGCTTCTCTGTCCGGTCTCCGGCCCCATCCCCGGAGGCAGACGAAGAACCCGTTATGGATCTGGACGAGGGCGGTGATGGCCCCCAGTATTATCGCGGCTCCGTTTTCCTGACGCGCGGGCCGGTCGGGCAGAGGGAAGTCAGCAGGGTAACTGAAGGGGCTGCCGTCCAGGTGGCAGTGCCAGAGCACGGTCCCTAAGACCAGGGAGCCTCCCAGGGCGAGGGCGATCCCTCCCAGCAGAGAGCAGGGGCGGGACAGCGAGCGGCACTTCCTCCGCAGGGTCGCGACAAGCCCCCAGCTCATAAAAAGAAAGGCGGCCGCCTGCAGGCCCGTGGCTAGGGACATCAAGGACTGACACCGATGAATCTGCCAGGGCAGCTGAATGGTCGGCGGTATTTGCACACAGACGGCCGGCGGAGCGGATTTCGTGTGGGCGATGTCCCTGGTCAGGTAGCAGAAGTGTGAGAGGCCCTGCCACACGGTCATAGGCCTGGGGTGGCCAAAATGCCATACCCTCCAGGACAGGGAGACGGTCATCAAATTGCAGACGGcgacccccgcccctccaagcAACAGAAAGAGGAATGGGAGGCACGCGTTGCTGGGAGAGGAGGCCATGACCGGCAGAGAGCCGCTAAGCTGCGGAGACTGGGACACGGTAGCTGAGCTgcgggggggaaagaaaaaaatcagttagGTTGCGGGTTGACAGGAAGCCATTCTAGAAACACAGTTCAGATACTCTAATTCCCAGCCTTTTGCGATTCCCAAGCCGTGGCTTGTCTGCCCCGGAGAGGGGGTTCACAGAGCCCCCGCCCCGGCGTCCACCACGGCGAAGCTGACTGGTGATCCCCCGGGTTGCCTCAGTGCCCCGTAGGGAGTTAGTTTGGAAAGCAGGGGGCTCTCTTTACTGACCGGCAGGGGaaacgggagagagagagacgtcgGTCCCTTACTTCGTAGCGACCTCTCAGGGAAGGCCGGTCATTTCCGGGGAGCGTCGGATGGTGCGACACGCTGCGGCCTACCGTGGCAGACAAAATGGACTCCTTGGCCGGCTGGTGGAGGAGATGGATCGGGGCCCTCCTATTGGCCGCCCGGGTCGCCATGGCAACCGTTCCAGACTGACTGGCCTTCTACCCCCTAGAGGCTTCAAAAAGGAACTGGGACCTCCTCCTGAGAGAGACCAAGAACCCTGGTAGGAGAAGAGACTTTTCCTGGTGTTATCCTTTGGAAGATGTTGTTTCAATCCAGCAGATGGTACGTGTTGAgcgcactggatattcaccccaccaatACCCCCACCAcactttttatttaatggtatcggttaagcacttgccgtgtgccaggcactcttctaagcgctgagggacatccagagtaatcaggttggacccactcttaatccccgttttgcagacgagggaaatggagcccagagaagagagtgactcacccaaggtttcacagcagacaaatggagaagccaggattagaactttacGTATGGGTCTGCAATTTAAtcaattcctgtctctccctctaggctgcaagctccatgtgggcagggaacgtgtccaccaactctactactactactagtaataataataatgataattggtggaatttgttaagtgtttactgtgtgccaggcactgtattaagttttggggtaggtacaagcaaattgggttggacagagttcctgtcctacctggcagctcaaagtctcaatctccattttacagatgaggtcaccaaggcactgagaagtgaagtgtcttgcccaagatcacacagcagacacttggcagaggcgggattcgaacccatgactctctggctcccaggcctgggctctagcccctACGCcacactgccaagcactgttctaagtgacggggtagatacaaggttatcagtttagaaacagtctctatccctcatggtgctcacagtctatgtcacTCTCttgaactgtaccctcccaagcgcttagcacagtgctcatgcatacggtgagcactcaagaaataccattgattgataggttcaAGATGCTTTCGGTGGAATGATATCACTGCCTTTGCACAGAACATTCTACTTTTTTGCGATTCTTCCCCTGGTAGAAAAAGCTGCCCCGCCGTTGTGCCTCCCCGGCAGGCCGATTAGACCAACCACATCCCGTTTTTAAAAATctgctccctcctagttagactgagagccccacgtgggacatggactgtgtccaacccgattagcttgtatctgccccggggcttagtacaatgactggcacatagtaagcgcttaacaaataacgggTCTAACCCGCACTTCGccatttgcctgttatgtgatctcgcgcaagacacttcacttctccgggcctcagtttccttatctctcaaatggggattcagtacctttcttccttctatttagattgtgggccccagtACGGGACAGGGAAACTGTgtgacccgattactttgtatctactccagcacctagaccagtgcttgacacagagtaagcccttaggaAATACAGTCATCATCCTTACCGTAATGAATTAAGACCCACTGGAGTTGAGCGATATGTTTGGGAAGGCTCATTGAGCACTGGGGTGTGAGTGAACAAGGGAGAGGATGTTCTTACGCttctaagaaaataaatagatcaGAACAGATGAAGACGCTAATTCCTCAGGTGTCTCTTCTCTGCTTACCTCGGCAGTAATGAAGG is a window from the Ornithorhynchus anatinus isolate Pmale09 chromosome 15, mOrnAna1.pri.v4, whole genome shotgun sequence genome containing:
- the LOC103170845 gene encoding uncharacterized protein LOC103170845 isoform X2; its protein translation is MPCCTRERIAFLTRPWIQWLNIAPLPINTTKPKASYMFYNGGSKAWFDYPISSATVSQSPQLSGSLPVMASSPSNACLPFLFLLLGGAGVAVCNLMTVSLSWRVWHFGHPRPMTVWQGLSHFCYLTRDIAHTKSAPPAVCVQIPPTIQLPWQIHRCQSLMSLATGLQAAAFLFMSWGLVATLRRKCRSLSRPCSLLGGIALALGGSLVLGTVLWHCHLDGSPFSYPADFPLPDRPARQENGAAIILGAITALVQIHNGFFVCLRGWGRRPDREAYPEDEV
- the LOC103170845 gene encoding uncharacterized protein LOC103170845 isoform X1; protein product: MATRAANRRAPIHLLHQPAKESILSATVGRSVSHHPTLPGNDRPSLRGRYEVRDRRLSLSRFPCRSATVSQSPQLSGSLPVMASSPSNACLPFLFLLLGGAGVAVCNLMTVSLSWRVWHFGHPRPMTVWQGLSHFCYLTRDIAHTKSAPPAVCVQIPPTIQLPWQIHRCQSLMSLATGLQAAAFLFMSWGLVATLRRKCRSLSRPCSLLGGIALALGGSLVLGTVLWHCHLDGSPFSYPADFPLPDRPARQENGAAIILGAITALVQIHNGFFVCLRGWGRRPDREAYPEDEV
- the LOC103170845 gene encoding uncharacterized protein LOC103170845 isoform X3; this encodes MFYNGGSKAWFDYPISSATVSQSPQLSGSLPVMASSPSNACLPFLFLLLGGAGVAVCNLMTVSLSWRVWHFGHPRPMTVWQGLSHFCYLTRDIAHTKSAPPAVCVQIPPTIQLPWQIHRCQSLMSLATGLQAAAFLFMSWGLVATLRRKCRSLSRPCSLLGGIALALGGSLVLGTVLWHCHLDGSPFSYPADFPLPDRPARQENGAAIILGAITALVQIHNGFFVCLRGWGRRPDREAYPEDEV